A window of the Brassica napus cultivar Da-Ae chromosome A2, Da-Ae, whole genome shotgun sequence genome harbors these coding sequences:
- the LOC125581686 gene encoding cytochrome b5 domain-containing protein RLF-like — MDASKDDDFTFSSAVPSDSEVSLEAKDLASRVDSITLKDALDPQRSNKPLSQVPPKEKTVGSLSFTVTDSSSSSKPSNESSSEIIKARKPITRTKVPFEKGYSQMDWLKLTRTHPDLAGLKGESNRRLISMDEVKKHNKTGDSMWTVLKGRVYNITPYMNFHPGGVDMLMKAVGRDGTLLFNKYHAWVSYDILLEKCLVGVLDDTKVKK, encoded by the exons ATGGATGCTTCCAAGGATGATGACTTCACATTCTCAAGT GCTGTGCCATCAGATAGTGAAGTATCTCTAGAGGCAAAAGATCTCGCATCACGTGTAGACTCTATCACCCTTAAAGATGCATTAGATCCTCAACGCAGCAACAAGCCTCTGTCTCAAGTTCCCCCCAAGGAAAAAACAGTTGGTTCTTTGTCCTTCACCGTGACTgactcttcctcttcatcaaaACCCTCCAACGAATCATCATCTGAGATTATCAAAGCTAGAAAGCCTATAACACGCACCAAAGTCCCCTTCGAAAAGGGTTACAGCCAAATGGACTGGCTCAAACTCACAAGAACACATCCCGATCTCGCAG GCCTAAAGGGGGAGTCGAACAGGAGGCTTATATCGATGGATGAAGTGAAGAAGCACAACAAGACGGGAGACTCCATGTGGACTGTGTTGAAAGGACGCGTATACAACATAACCCCTTATATGAATTTTCATCCCGGAGGTGTTGATATGCTGATGAAAGCTGTTGGGAGAGATGGGACGTTGTTGTTCAACAAGTACCACGCTTGGGTGAGTTATGATATATTGCTTGAGAAATGCCTTGTTGGTGTTTTGGATGATACCAAAGTGAAGAAGTAA